TCAGCCAGCCATTCCAGCATAGCTTACACTGCTACAGGCGCTTTGATGGCGGGGTGCGGGTCGTAGTTTTCCAACTCGAAGTCTTCGTATTGGAAGCCAAAGATGTCCTTTACGGCGGGGTTTAGGCGCATCTGGGGCAGGGGGCGCGGCTCCCGCGTGAGTTGCAGCCGGGCTTGCTCCAGGTGGTTGGAATACAGGTGGGTGTCGCCGCCGGTCCAGATGAATTCGCCGGGCTGCAGGCCGGTCACCTGGGCCATCATGAGCGTGAGCAGGGCGTAAGAGGCAATGTTGAAGGGCACGCCCAGGAAGACGTCGGCGGAGCGCTGGTAGAGCTGGCAGCTGAGCTTGCCGTCGGCCACGTAGAATTGGAACAGGGCGTGGCAGGGCATCAAATGCATCTGGTCGAGTTCGGCCACGTTCCAGGCTGATACCAGGATGCGGCGCGAATCGGGTGAGGTAGTGAGCTGGCGCACGACTTCCGAAATCTGGTCGATGTGGGAGCCGTCGGGCCGGGGCCAGTTGCGCCACTGCTTGCCGTACACGGGGCCCAGGTCGCCGTTTTCGTCGGCCCACTCATCCCAGATTTTTACCCCGTTGTCGGTCAAGTACTTAATATTGGTATCACCCTGCAAAAACCACAGCAACTCGTGGATAATGCTTTTCAGGTGCACCTTTTTAGTCGTCACCAGCGGAAAGCCCTGTTGCAGGTCGAAGCGCATCTGGTGGCCGAAAATGCTGAGCGTACCGGTGCCGGTGCGGTCGGTTTTCTGGGTGCCGTGGTCGAGGATGTGCTGGACGAGGTCGAGGTACTGCTGCATGGCGCGAAAGTACGAACCTCGCCGGTATTCTCGTCAGGATTTGCGGGCCGCAGGCAGCAGCGCTACCTGGGTCGACACCGCTTGCCATCGGCCATTGAGCTTCACAAACACGTCGGTATAGCGCAGGCGCAGCGCAAAAGGCTGGCCCAGCCAGGTGCCGGTTTGCAGAAACCAGCCGGTCAGAATCACGGTATTCTTGCCGTACTGTCGCACCCGCACGTCCTGGCTTTGGAAGGGGTTGATAACCGAATTGGGGTTGCTTACGGCCCGCAGCATGGTTTTCTTATCGTTCACGCTGCCATCGGCGGCAATATGCAGGAAATCAGAAGCCAGCAGGCCGCTAATAAAGGCTGTATCACGGCTGACGATGGCCTCGTTCCAGCGGTGCTCCAGCTGCAACACCTGCTGGGCCACTTTGGGGTCGGGTGGCCGGGGCGCACCGCGCTGGGCAAAGGCGGCGGGCAGGATAAGCAGGCTAAAGAGAAAAACCAGGATGGAGCGCATGAGAATCGGGTGGGCTAAAAATCAGCAGGACAACGTCTTTGCCAGATGAAGGAGCAGAGTGGGTAATAACGAAAAAGCCGCCCTTGTGGGCAGCTTGCTCTTCTTATCGGTGCTACTACGGCAAGCTTAGGTCGCCTTAATTATTGCGGGTAAACTGCTCAATAATGGCCTGCAGCTGCGGAAACTCTTGAGTCAGAGCGTCG
Above is a genomic segment from Hymenobacter cellulosivorans containing:
- a CDS encoding thymidylate synthase; this encodes MQQYLDLVQHILDHGTQKTDRTGTGTLSIFGHQMRFDLQQGFPLVTTKKVHLKSIIHELLWFLQGDTNIKYLTDNGVKIWDEWADENGDLGPVYGKQWRNWPRPDGSHIDQISEVVRQLTTSPDSRRILVSAWNVAELDQMHLMPCHALFQFYVADGKLSCQLYQRSADVFLGVPFNIASYALLTLMMAQVTGLQPGEFIWTGGDTHLYSNHLEQARLQLTREPRPLPQMRLNPAVKDIFGFQYEDFELENYDPHPAIKAPVAV
- a CDS encoding nuclear transport factor 2 family protein; the protein is MRSILVFLFSLLILPAAFAQRGAPRPPDPKVAQQVLQLEHRWNEAIVSRDTAFISGLLASDFLHIAADGSVNDKKTMLRAVSNPNSVINPFQSQDVRVRQYGKNTVILTGWFLQTGTWLGQPFALRLRYTDVFVKLNGRWQAVSTQVALLPAARKS